A single window of Ischnura elegans chromosome 8, ioIscEleg1.1, whole genome shotgun sequence DNA harbors:
- the LOC124163187 gene encoding polyhomeotic-like protein 2 isoform X4 codes for MMCHQGTLTGGGGGAGNQGTTPTSIAPAPPPSPQQQQVQATQVQMQQQQQGGGGGGGGNAGGGQGGGNAGGVQQQQQNVATGQNANMATMSAAAIQQTQMQQQQQQMAPPQAPTPQTLTHPHSAMHQVSEWGHGRVQVIQQPLQNPTYLQQIYNTQGQLLMPGNIALHPAGMNPAIQVIAAGKPFQPNQLAQHMITTQGKSVLQAGQAASFPGYATIPTTSNQTLVISQFLSSQPNILPAHGQGGKPGDMQKIMGGGGKSNVVSSNGMGGGGVGGGVGGAGGGVKGANNQQQQQQQQQCIVSQPQLITTQAPTTAMLGSQAQLISPIQFPWQFGQLPSGITWATSGGLQSPAALLTTNNPIFIRGAQPHDPSGQGGQGPTPTQGGVFIQSPPPQQVATHNPTIAGTPTGMQTTNNASSGTNQGNGNNQQHQAQQAQPQLTHQIHHQHHQLAMKVASVGTNAGRVGGMDGGGTANAGTGTTIQANIQPKTSVANTVLPPRMPNILRPASSVSTQTGSSGGPGGLGMGQLQMQKGIQGKVRIKPTMNRASPAPSMKADAANQTKPQPISPANMQHQTQQQQQLAAVAAQVSVSNRMILTSAPTNGAPLLPDKGQQLTLQAVKTFTSSSASTTSTTTSTSTSCSPAPAMQMPLGHPTAVLLPHPSLQAQLMGQATGCPPSPSGNANGPTVSVSSPMRPLAAPTPSGIVTSMPVSMSMAAPPSSPSHQLHQVNAMQHQMMPSMVTMVAAAPSPNQGMQNVQGSSPPVSVVTSSTSMGQPGPVTLSMVTGTPAGMVNSQVASKEETGTSSSQVDVSVGSVGDGGNPVMVVSEERRNGEASPAPGITPMEGVVETGIAPSQTPEDVNGEKEKGINGVAEASVGNTSVSMESASTGEEGSTAKGDSMPVGSSSLANGVASSGTGTLTGMVVGTSRDSHKLPPPKALVKPQVLTHVIEGFVIQEASEPFAVNRSSLLSEMAQPSLKASNQMMPNHNGTPQGAQEKENNQHHLMSNHVHATQTSNESEEPPKKKLMQDVQVQPAAKLPADLAKCEFCGKVDLRSKFKKSKRFCTLACAKRFNVGCSKRSGLYKPEESPSKKGAAPVSAVNSVPVGVSSVPPKDQQGKQDWQKSKNQEWSGNQVPVKPDGSRLCPTTVSAQEENSHTTDNETNDSSGAESSSMSPSEVGQGQESTSARTSGLAAGDPSDDNANSEALSSGTQQNATPSTPPQPRINPIKWTVSDVCEFIRNLPGCSDYAEDFAIQEIDGQALLLLKEDHLMTAMSMKLGPALKICARIDTMRGDMKEK; via the exons ATGATGTGTCATCAGGGAACTCTAACTGGAGGCGGTGGTGGTGCAGGTAACCAGGGCACCACTCCCACGTCGATTGCACCTGCGCCGCCGCCATCACCACAACAGCAGCAGGTGCAGGCCACCCAAGTCCAG ATGCAGCAACAACAGcaaggaggggggggagggggtggcggTAATGCTGGCGGTGGTCAGGGAGGAGGAAATGCTGGTGGCGTTCAGCAACAGCAGCAGAATGTCGCCACGGGTCAGAATGCCAACATGGCCACCATGTCAGCGGCTGCAATTCAGCAGACGCAGatgcagcagcagcaacagcagaTGGCACCACCGCAAGCCCCCACACCACAAACGCTCACTCATCCGCATTCGGCGATGCATCAAGTGAGCGAATGGGGACATGGAAGG GTACAAGTAATCCAGCAACCTTTGCAAAATCCTACATACCTGCAGCAAATTTACAACACACAAGGACAGCTTTTAATGCCGGGAAACATTGCTCTTCATCCAGCTGGAATGAATCCTGCAATTCAG GTGATCGCTGCTGGCAAGCCTTTTCAACCCAATCAGCTGGCTCAGCATATGATTACAACTCAAGGAAAGTCAGTGCTCCAAGCTGGTCAAGCAG CATCCTTCCCGGGATATGCAACAATTCCTACCACGAGCAATCAGACTTTGGTCATCAGCCAGTTCCTCAGCAGTCAGCCAAATATCCTTCCAGCTCACGGTCAAGGGGGGAAACCAGGAGATATGCAAAAG ATAATGGGTGGGGGTGGGAAGTCAAATGTGGTATCATCCAATGGAATGGGTGGAGGTGGTGTTGGTGGTGGTGTGGGAGGCGCTGGTGGTGGCGTCAAAGGCGCAAACAaccagcagcagcaacagcaacaaCAGCAGTGCATTGTATCACAGCCCCAGCTCATCACTACGCAAGCCCCGACGACTGCCATGTTAGGCAGTCAAGCTCAACTTATTAGCCCTATTCAG TTTCCGTGGCAGTTTGGGCAACTGCCCTCGGGCATCACGTGGGCCACGTCTGGAGGCTTGCAGTCACCAGCTGCTCTGCTGACCACCAATAATCCGATCTTTATCCGTGGCGCTCAGCCGCATGATCCTAGTGGACAAGGAGGACAGGGGCCAACGCCAACCCAGGGAGGAGTCTTCATCCAAAGCCCACCTCCCCAGCAGGTGGCCACTCATAATC CCACCATTGCCGGAACTCCAACGGGAATGCAAACCACAAACAATGCCAGTTCAGGGACAAATCAAGGCAATGGGAACAATCAGCAACACCAGGCCCAGCAAGCGCAGCCACAATTGACCCACCAAATCCATCATCAACACCACCAGCTGGCTATGAAG GTTGCGTCCGTTGGGACGAACGCAGGTCGTGTGGGAGGAATGGATGGAGGTGGTACAGCAAATGCTGGAACGGGAACGACAATCCAGGCGAACATACAACCAAAGACTTCAGTGGCAAACACTGTGCTGCCCCCTCGAATGCCTAATATTCTGCGCCCAGCCAGTTCCGTGTCCACGCAAACTGGCTCCAGCGGTGGACCGGGCGGTCTTGGAATGGGGCAGCTCCAAATGCAGAAAGGCATT CAGGGCAAAGTACGGATTAAGCCAACGATGAACAGGGCATCTCCTGCTCCCAGTATGAAAGCTGATGCTGCCAACCAAACCAAACCTCAACCCATCAGCCCTGCCAACATGCAGCACCAGACTCAGCAGCAACAGCAACTTGCTGCTGTGGCAGCTCAAGTGTCTGTCTCAAA TCGCATGATCCTTACCAGTGCTCCCACCAACGGTGCTCCACTTCTGCCGGACAAGGGGCAACAGCTCACCCTCCAGGCCGTCAAGACGTTCACCTCATCTTCGGCCTCAACTACGTCCACGACCACCTCGACTTCGACGTCGTGTTCGCCTGCCCCCGCCATGCAAATGCCCCTCGGACATCCCACTGCCGTTCTCCTCCCCCACCCATCCCTGCAGGCTCAGCTCATGGGGCAAGCAACGGGGTGCCCTCCCTCCCCTTCCGGCAATGCCAACGGCCCCACCGTGTCAGTGTCGTCCCCCATGAGGCCCCTCGCTGCTCCCACCCCCAGCGGTATTGTTACCTCCATGCCAGTCAGCATGTCAATGGCAGCCCCTCCGTCGTCCCCATCGCACCAATTGCACCAGGTGAACGCCATGCAGCACCAGATGATGCCTTCGATGGTCACCATGGTGGCTGCTGCCCCCTCCCCCAACCAGGGCATGCAAAATGTCCAGGGTTCTTCGCCCCCAGTGTCAGTGGTGACCTCTTCGACTAGCATGGGTCAACCGGGGCCAGTCACCCTTTCCATGGTCACGGGCACGCCCGCGGGCATGGTGAACAGTCAGGTGGCCAGCAAGGAGGAGACGGGCACGTCGTCGTCTCAGGTGGACGTGTCGGTGGGCAGTGTTGGGGATGGTGGTAATCCTGTGATGGTGGTGTCTGAAGAGAGGAGGAATGGTGAGGCAAGCCCTGCACCTGGCATAACGCCCATGGAGGGAGTGGTGGAGACTGGGATCGCTCCTTCACAAACTCCTGAAG ATGTGAATggtgagaaggagaaagggatCAATGGTGTGGCTGAGGCATCAGTTGGAAATACCTCTGTGTCAATGGAGAGTGCAAGCACTGGAGAAGAAGGTAGCACAGCTAAGGGAGATAGCATGCCTGTTGGCTCGTCAAGTTTAGCGAATGGAGTGGCCAGCAGTGGCACTGGAACCCTAACCGGAATGGTCGTCGGAACATCAAGAGATTCACATAAGTTACCCCCACCCAAAGCATTGGTTAAACCTCAAGTACTCACCCATGTCATTGAAGGCTTCGTCATTCAAGAAG catCAGAGCCATTTGCAGTGAACCGCTCGTCATTACTTAGCGAAATGGCTCAACCATCTTTGAAAGCCAGCAATCAGATGATGCCAAACCACAATGGTACTCCACAAGGTGCTCAGGAAAAAGAGAACAATCAGCATCACCTCATGTCCAACCATGTACACGCAACGCAAACATCAAACGAATCTGAAGAGCCTCCTA AGAAAAAGCTGATGCAAGACGTTCAAGTTCAGCCAGCTGCCAAGCTTCCAGCTGATTTGGCTaagtgtgaattttgtggaaaggTGGATCTGCGGTCAAAGTTCAAGAAATCAAAGAGATTCTGCACTTTGGCTTGTGCCAAAAG GTTCAACGTTGGTTGCAGCAAACGTTCGGGCCTCTACAAACCGGAAGAATCACCATCCAAAAAGGGGGCAGCTCCTGTTTCTGCCGTCAACTCAGTACCCGTCGGAGTCAGTTCAGTCCCTCCCAAGGACCAACAAGGAAAGCAAGACTGGCAGAAATCCAAGAACCAGGAATGG tcTGGTAACCAAGTACCTGTTAAGCCAGATGGTAGCCGCTTGTGTCCAACGACTGTTTCTGCACAAGAGGAAAATAGCCACACAACGGACAATGAGACAAACGACTCGTCTGGGGCGGAGTCATCTTCAATGTCACCCTCAGAAGTTGGCCAAGGGCAGGAATCGACGTCTGCGCGCACGTCTGGTCTGGCTGCTGGTGATCCATCGGATGACAATGCCAACTCTGAAGCATTGTCCTCTGGTACTCAGCAGAATGCAACGCCAAGTACGCCACCACAGCCACGCATAAACCCAATCAAATGGACG GTTTCAGATGTCTGTGAATTCATCAGAAATTTGCCGGGCTGCTCAGACTATGCAGAGGACTTTGCAATACAGGAGATTGATGGCCAGGCTCTTCTACTGCTAAAGGAAGACCATCTTATGACAGCTATGTCTATGAAGTTGGGGCCAGCCCTCAAAATATGTGCACGCATAGACACTATGCGAGGGGACATGAAGGAGAAGTGA
- the LOC124163187 gene encoding polyhomeotic-like protein 2 isoform X6: MMCHQGTLTGGGGGAGNQGTTPTSIAPAPPPSPQQQQVQATQVQMQQQQQGGGGGGGGNAGGGQGGGNAGGVQQQQQNVATGQNANMATMSAAAIQQTQMQQQQQQMAPPQAPTPQTLTHPHSAMHQVSEWGHGRVQVIQQPLQNPTYLQQIYNTQGQLLMPGNIALHPAGMNPAIQVIAAGKPFQPNQLAQHMITTQGKSVLQAGQAASFPGYATIPTTSNQTLVISQFLSSQPNILPAHGQGGKPGDMQKIMGGGGKSNVVSSNGMGGGGVGGGVGGAGGGVKGANNQQQQQQQQQCIVSQPQLITTQAPTTAMLGSQAQLISPIQFPWQFGQLPSGITWATSGGLQSPAALLTTNNPIFIRGAQPHDPSGQGGQGPTPTQGGVFIQSPPPQQVATHNPTIAGTPTGMQTTNNASSGTNQGNGNNQQHQAQQAQPQLTHQIHHQHHQLAMKVASVGTNAGRVGGMDGGGTANAGTGTTIQANIQPKTSVANTVLPPRMPNILRPASSVSTQTGSSGGPGGLGMGQLQMQKGIGKVRIKPTMNRASPAPSMKADAANQTKPQPISPANMQHQTQQQQQLAAVAAQVSVSNRMILTSAPTNGAPLLPDKGQQLTLQAVKTFTSSSASTTSTTTSTSTSCSPAPAMQMPLGHPTAVLLPHPSLQAQLMGQATGCPPSPSGNANGPTVSVSSPMRPLAAPTPSGIVTSMPVSMSMAAPPSSPSHQLHQVNAMQHQMMPSMVTMVAAAPSPNQGMQNVQGSSPPVSVVTSSTSMGQPGPVTLSMVTGTPAGMVNSQVASKEETGTSSSQVDVSVGSVGDGGNPVMVVSEERRNGEASPAPGITPMEGVVETGIAPSQTPEDVNGEKEKGINGVAEASVGNTSVSMESASTGEEGSTAKGDSMPVGSSSLANGVASSGTGTLTGMVVGTSRDSHKLPPPKALVKPQVLTHVIEGFVIQEASEPFAVNRSSLLSEMAQPSLKASNQMMPNHNGTPQGAQEKENNQHHLMSNHVHATQTSNESEEPPKKKLMQDVQVQPAAKLPADLAKCEFCGKVDLRSKFKKSKRFCTLACAKRFNVGCSKRSGLYKPEESPSKKGAAPVSAVNSVPVGVSSVPPKDQQGKQDWQKSKNQEWSGNQVPVKPDGSRLCPTTVSAQEENSHTTDNETNDSSGAESSSMSPSEVGQGQESTSARTSGLAAGDPSDDNANSEALSSGTQQNATPSTPPQPRINPIKWTVSDVCEFIRNLPGCSDYAEDFAIQEIDGQALLLLKEDHLMTAMSMKLGPALKICARIDTMRGDMKEK, translated from the exons ATGATGTGTCATCAGGGAACTCTAACTGGAGGCGGTGGTGGTGCAGGTAACCAGGGCACCACTCCCACGTCGATTGCACCTGCGCCGCCGCCATCACCACAACAGCAGCAGGTGCAGGCCACCCAAGTCCAG ATGCAGCAACAACAGcaaggaggggggggagggggtggcggTAATGCTGGCGGTGGTCAGGGAGGAGGAAATGCTGGTGGCGTTCAGCAACAGCAGCAGAATGTCGCCACGGGTCAGAATGCCAACATGGCCACCATGTCAGCGGCTGCAATTCAGCAGACGCAGatgcagcagcagcaacagcagaTGGCACCACCGCAAGCCCCCACACCACAAACGCTCACTCATCCGCATTCGGCGATGCATCAAGTGAGCGAATGGGGACATGGAAGG GTACAAGTAATCCAGCAACCTTTGCAAAATCCTACATACCTGCAGCAAATTTACAACACACAAGGACAGCTTTTAATGCCGGGAAACATTGCTCTTCATCCAGCTGGAATGAATCCTGCAATTCAG GTGATCGCTGCTGGCAAGCCTTTTCAACCCAATCAGCTGGCTCAGCATATGATTACAACTCAAGGAAAGTCAGTGCTCCAAGCTGGTCAAGCAG CATCCTTCCCGGGATATGCAACAATTCCTACCACGAGCAATCAGACTTTGGTCATCAGCCAGTTCCTCAGCAGTCAGCCAAATATCCTTCCAGCTCACGGTCAAGGGGGGAAACCAGGAGATATGCAAAAG ATAATGGGTGGGGGTGGGAAGTCAAATGTGGTATCATCCAATGGAATGGGTGGAGGTGGTGTTGGTGGTGGTGTGGGAGGCGCTGGTGGTGGCGTCAAAGGCGCAAACAaccagcagcagcaacagcaacaaCAGCAGTGCATTGTATCACAGCCCCAGCTCATCACTACGCAAGCCCCGACGACTGCCATGTTAGGCAGTCAAGCTCAACTTATTAGCCCTATTCAG TTTCCGTGGCAGTTTGGGCAACTGCCCTCGGGCATCACGTGGGCCACGTCTGGAGGCTTGCAGTCACCAGCTGCTCTGCTGACCACCAATAATCCGATCTTTATCCGTGGCGCTCAGCCGCATGATCCTAGTGGACAAGGAGGACAGGGGCCAACGCCAACCCAGGGAGGAGTCTTCATCCAAAGCCCACCTCCCCAGCAGGTGGCCACTCATAATC CCACCATTGCCGGAACTCCAACGGGAATGCAAACCACAAACAATGCCAGTTCAGGGACAAATCAAGGCAATGGGAACAATCAGCAACACCAGGCCCAGCAAGCGCAGCCACAATTGACCCACCAAATCCATCATCAACACCACCAGCTGGCTATGAAG GTTGCGTCCGTTGGGACGAACGCAGGTCGTGTGGGAGGAATGGATGGAGGTGGTACAGCAAATGCTGGAACGGGAACGACAATCCAGGCGAACATACAACCAAAGACTTCAGTGGCAAACACTGTGCTGCCCCCTCGAATGCCTAATATTCTGCGCCCAGCCAGTTCCGTGTCCACGCAAACTGGCTCCAGCGGTGGACCGGGCGGTCTTGGAATGGGGCAGCTCCAAATGCAGAAAGGCATT GGCAAAGTACGGATTAAGCCAACGATGAACAGGGCATCTCCTGCTCCCAGTATGAAAGCTGATGCTGCCAACCAAACCAAACCTCAACCCATCAGCCCTGCCAACATGCAGCACCAGACTCAGCAGCAACAGCAACTTGCTGCTGTGGCAGCTCAAGTGTCTGTCTCAAA TCGCATGATCCTTACCAGTGCTCCCACCAACGGTGCTCCACTTCTGCCGGACAAGGGGCAACAGCTCACCCTCCAGGCCGTCAAGACGTTCACCTCATCTTCGGCCTCAACTACGTCCACGACCACCTCGACTTCGACGTCGTGTTCGCCTGCCCCCGCCATGCAAATGCCCCTCGGACATCCCACTGCCGTTCTCCTCCCCCACCCATCCCTGCAGGCTCAGCTCATGGGGCAAGCAACGGGGTGCCCTCCCTCCCCTTCCGGCAATGCCAACGGCCCCACCGTGTCAGTGTCGTCCCCCATGAGGCCCCTCGCTGCTCCCACCCCCAGCGGTATTGTTACCTCCATGCCAGTCAGCATGTCAATGGCAGCCCCTCCGTCGTCCCCATCGCACCAATTGCACCAGGTGAACGCCATGCAGCACCAGATGATGCCTTCGATGGTCACCATGGTGGCTGCTGCCCCCTCCCCCAACCAGGGCATGCAAAATGTCCAGGGTTCTTCGCCCCCAGTGTCAGTGGTGACCTCTTCGACTAGCATGGGTCAACCGGGGCCAGTCACCCTTTCCATGGTCACGGGCACGCCCGCGGGCATGGTGAACAGTCAGGTGGCCAGCAAGGAGGAGACGGGCACGTCGTCGTCTCAGGTGGACGTGTCGGTGGGCAGTGTTGGGGATGGTGGTAATCCTGTGATGGTGGTGTCTGAAGAGAGGAGGAATGGTGAGGCAAGCCCTGCACCTGGCATAACGCCCATGGAGGGAGTGGTGGAGACTGGGATCGCTCCTTCACAAACTCCTGAAG ATGTGAATggtgagaaggagaaagggatCAATGGTGTGGCTGAGGCATCAGTTGGAAATACCTCTGTGTCAATGGAGAGTGCAAGCACTGGAGAAGAAGGTAGCACAGCTAAGGGAGATAGCATGCCTGTTGGCTCGTCAAGTTTAGCGAATGGAGTGGCCAGCAGTGGCACTGGAACCCTAACCGGAATGGTCGTCGGAACATCAAGAGATTCACATAAGTTACCCCCACCCAAAGCATTGGTTAAACCTCAAGTACTCACCCATGTCATTGAAGGCTTCGTCATTCAAGAAG catCAGAGCCATTTGCAGTGAACCGCTCGTCATTACTTAGCGAAATGGCTCAACCATCTTTGAAAGCCAGCAATCAGATGATGCCAAACCACAATGGTACTCCACAAGGTGCTCAGGAAAAAGAGAACAATCAGCATCACCTCATGTCCAACCATGTACACGCAACGCAAACATCAAACGAATCTGAAGAGCCTCCTA AGAAAAAGCTGATGCAAGACGTTCAAGTTCAGCCAGCTGCCAAGCTTCCAGCTGATTTGGCTaagtgtgaattttgtggaaaggTGGATCTGCGGTCAAAGTTCAAGAAATCAAAGAGATTCTGCACTTTGGCTTGTGCCAAAAG GTTCAACGTTGGTTGCAGCAAACGTTCGGGCCTCTACAAACCGGAAGAATCACCATCCAAAAAGGGGGCAGCTCCTGTTTCTGCCGTCAACTCAGTACCCGTCGGAGTCAGTTCAGTCCCTCCCAAGGACCAACAAGGAAAGCAAGACTGGCAGAAATCCAAGAACCAGGAATGG tcTGGTAACCAAGTACCTGTTAAGCCAGATGGTAGCCGCTTGTGTCCAACGACTGTTTCTGCACAAGAGGAAAATAGCCACACAACGGACAATGAGACAAACGACTCGTCTGGGGCGGAGTCATCTTCAATGTCACCCTCAGAAGTTGGCCAAGGGCAGGAATCGACGTCTGCGCGCACGTCTGGTCTGGCTGCTGGTGATCCATCGGATGACAATGCCAACTCTGAAGCATTGTCCTCTGGTACTCAGCAGAATGCAACGCCAAGTACGCCACCACAGCCACGCATAAACCCAATCAAATGGACG GTTTCAGATGTCTGTGAATTCATCAGAAATTTGCCGGGCTGCTCAGACTATGCAGAGGACTTTGCAATACAGGAGATTGATGGCCAGGCTCTTCTACTGCTAAAGGAAGACCATCTTATGACAGCTATGTCTATGAAGTTGGGGCCAGCCCTCAAAATATGTGCACGCATAGACACTATGCGAGGGGACATGAAGGAGAAGTGA